One window from the genome of Myripristis murdjan chromosome 6, fMyrMur1.1, whole genome shotgun sequence encodes:
- the etfa gene encoding electron transfer flavoprotein subunit alpha, mitochondrial, whose translation MHRAFNKTNLRQLTGLLQRFQSTLVVAEHNNEKLTPITLSAITAANKLGGEVACLVAGTDCSKVAEEISKVHGVKKVLVAQHASYKGALPEELTPLVLATQQQFNFTHICAGASAFGKNLLPRVAAKLDVAPISDIIEIKSPDTFVRTIYAGNALSTVKCNENIKIFTVRGTSFEPAPVEGGSATSEDVAASTPLGLSEWLEQSLTKSDRPELTSAKVVVSGGRGLKSGDNFKLLYDLADKMNAAVGASRAAVDAGYVPNDMQVGQTGKIVAPELYIAVGISGAIQHLAGMKDSKTIVAINKDPEAPIFQVADYGLVADLFKAVPEMTEALNK comes from the exons ATGCACAgggctttcaacaaaacaaacctGAGACAGCTG ACTGGTCTCCTCCAGAGGTTTCAAAGTACCTTGGTTGTAGCAGAGCACAACAATGAGAAGCTGACACCCATCACACTCAGTGCCATCACTGCCGCCAATAAGCTGGGAGGAGAGGTGGCCTGTTTGGTTGCTGGAACGGACTGCTCCAAG GTTGCTGAGGAAATCAGTAAAGTCCACGGTGTCAAGAAAGTTCTGGTGGCCCAGCATGCCTCGTACAAAGGTGCTCTGCCAG AGGAGCTGACTCCCCTTGTCTTGGCAACCCAACAGCAATTCAACTTCACCCACATCTGCGCAGGTGCCTCTGCCTTTGGAAAG aacCTGCTCCCCAGAGTGGCTGCCAAGTTGGATGTGGCCCCAATTTCGGATATTATTGAGATCAAGTCTCCAGACACTTTTGTCAGAACCATCTATGCTG GGAATGCTCTCAGCACTGTGAAATGTAATGAGAATATCAAGATCTTCACTGTCAGAGGGACGTCTTTTGAGCCAGCTCCAGTGGAGGGAGGAAGTGCCACATCAGAAGACG TGGCTGCATCCACGCCCCTTGGGCTGTCTGAGTGGCTGGAACAGAGCCTTACCAAGAGTGACCGTCCTGAGCTGACCAGTGCCAAAGTCGTGGTGTCTGGAG GAAGGGGCTTGAAGAGTGGAGATAACTTCAAGCTGCTCTATGACCTTGCTGACAAAATGAATGCCGCAG TCGGTGCATCCAGAGCTGCAGTGGACGCCGGATATGTTCCTAACGATATGCAGGTTGGACAGACAGGCAAGATTGTAGCACCA GAGTTGTACATTGCTGTTGGTATCTCTGGAGCTATTCAAcatttggctggaatgaaagaCAGCAAG ACTATTGTTGCTATCAACAAGGACCCAGAGGCTCCCATTTTCCAGGTGGCAGACTATGGCTTGGTAGCTGATCTTTTCAAG GCTGTTCCTGAGATGACTGAAGCACTGAACAAGTGA
- the isl2a gene encoding insulin gene enhancer protein isl-2a codes for MVDILFNSSFLDDMGDHSKKKSGIAMCVGCGSQIHDQYILRVSPDLEWHAACLKCAECSQYLDETCTCFVRDGKTYCKRDYVRLFGIKCAKCNMGFCSSDLVMRARDNVYHMECFRCSVCSRHLLPGDEFSLRDDELLCRADHGLLLERASAGSPLSPGSIHSRPLHVPDPVSVRHPPHHRNHVHKQSEKTTRVRTVLNEKQLHTLRTCYNANPRPDALMKEQLVEMTGLSPRVIRVWFQNKRCKDKKRSILMKQLQQQQHSDKTNLQGLTGTPLVAGSPIRHDNTVQGNPVEVQTYQPPWKTLSDFALQSDLDQPAFQQLVSFSESGSMGNSSGSDVTSLSSQLPDTPNSMVPSPVDT; via the exons ATGGTGGATATCCTGTTCAATTCTTCTTTCTTGGATGATATGGGGGATCATTCCAAAA AGAAGTCGGGAATCGCAATGTGTGTGGGCTGTGGAAGTCAGATACATGACCAGTACATCCTGAGAGTCTCTCCGGACCTGGAGTGGCACGCAGCCTGCCTCAAGTGCGCCGAGTGCAGCCAGTACCTGGACGAGACGTGCACTTGCTTCGTCCGAGACGGCAAGACATACTGTAAAAGAGATTATGTGAG ATTATTTGGCATCAAATGTGCAAAGTGTAACATGGGCTTCTGCAGCAGCGATCTGGTGATGAGAGCCCGGGACAACGTGTACCACATGGAGTGTTTTCGGTGCTCGGTGTGCAGCAGACACCTCCTGCCAGGGGACGAGTTCTCTCTGCGGGACGACGAGCTGCTCTGTCGGGCTGATCACGGCTTATTGCTAGAGCGGGCCTCCGCAGGGAGCCCCCTCAGCCCGGGAAGCATTCACTCCAGACCGCTGCATGTCCCAG ACCCGGTGTCGGTTCGACATCCTCCTCATCATAGAAACCACGTCCATAAGCAGTCTGAGAAGACCACCCGGGTCCGGACGGTGCTGAACGAGAAGCAGCTCCACACCCTGCGGACCTGCTACAACGCCAACCCCAGACCGGATGCTCTGATGAAGGAACAGCTGGTGGAGATGACGGGCCTGAGCCCCAGGGTCATCCGCGTCTGGTTTCAGAACAAGCGCTGCAAAGACAAGAAGAGATCCATTCTCAtgaagcagctccagcagcagcagcacagtgacaaAACC AATCTGCAGGGCCTGACGGGGACCCCTTTGGTGGCAGGCAGCCCTATTCGTCACGATAACACCGTCCAAGGGAATCCCGTGGAGGTGCAAACTTACCAGCCACCTTGGAAAACCCTGAGCGACTTTGCCTTGCAGAGCGACCTGGACCAGCCTGCCTTCCAGCAGCtg GTGTCTTTCTCAGAGTCGGGCTCAATGGGGAACTCTTCGGGCAGTGATGTGACTTCATTGTCGTCGCAGTTACCGGACACACCGAACAGCATGGTGCCCAGTCCCGTTGACACGTGA